A window of Carassius gibelio isolate Cgi1373 ecotype wild population from Czech Republic chromosome A3, carGib1.2-hapl.c, whole genome shotgun sequence genomic DNA:
CCCATGTCTTTCTTCGAACGCACACCCAGTGGCAATCTGGTCAACCGCTTTGCCAAAGAGACGGACACCATTGACTCGGTCATCCCTAGCATCATAAAAATGTTCATGGGCTCCATGTTTAATGTGCTGGGCTCATGTGCTGTCATCCTCATTGCCACACCGCTGGTAGCCATCATCATCCCGCCGCTGGGCCTGTTCTACTTCTTTGTACAGGTCAGCCAGTTGTTTTACCTTGCGGCTGCATGTTAGGAAAGGCTAGCAATTCTCTAGGCTAAATAACATTTAGATAGAAAATATTTGAGATCTAAAACTTCAATGTAAGTGTAATCATTTGCTGGGTTCTACTCTAACATTTGTCTTTTCATTTCTGTCAGCGTTTTTACGTGGCGTCCTCTCGGCAGCTGAAACGACTGGAGTCTGTGAGTCGCTCTCCTGTCTACACACACTTCAACGAGACACTACTGGGAACCAGCGTGATCAGAGCATTTGGAGAACAGCAACGCTTCATCAGAGAGAGTGACGGCAGAGTGGACCACAACCAAAAAGCTTATTTCCCCAGCATTGTAGCCAACCGGTGAGAACTCTCAGCACCTCACATGCATTAGTGTTTTGGTTTTTGGAAAGCTGATgatttgtgtgtgtctttgtgcctCTGTGTCCTGCAGATGGTTGGCAGTGAGGTTAGAGTTTGTGGGAAACTGTATTGTGACATTTGCAGCCCTTTTTGCAGTGATGGCCAGGGACAGTCTGAGTCCAGGTATCATGGGGCTGTCCATCTCCTATGCGCTGCAGGTCAGTTTAACTTCTAAAACGATGAGATACAGACCAGATGTCCAGTCAAGTCCTTACTAGTTCTGATTTCTCTCACAGGTCACAGCATCTCTGAACTGGCTGGTGCGGATGTCCTCTGAGCTGGAAACTAACATAGTGGCAGTGGAGAAGGTGAAGGAATATGGAGACACAGAGAAAGAGGTCAGTGCACCAGCAGGCAGATTGTGTTTGTTCATTCTGTACTTGTGTAGAGTTCTGCATAGTATATGTCCACAAGATGTGGAACTAGTTTCTGGGAAAAAATTTACTATGATTATTTAGAAATTTATGAAAGTTAAGTGTTTGTGTGAGATCTTGTAATGGgtaaatttttcacatttttcaagtgttttgtttttgttttgtagatgttttttttttactatgtccagttaacttttttttttcttgactatCGTTGTGACatgaattttttaaatgattaaaaaaatgaaactgatTGCATACACTTCATAAATATTTGATTCATTACACTATAATTCAAAAGTTGTGATTTAAAATAGTATTAGATGAACTATATCATGTCAACTTCCTGAAAGTAGTCCAGGTTAAACTTGTGTATTTCTGGTTTCCGTGTTAAAGATGGATTATTGAGATGTGATTGGTCTATGCTGCATTAATGTCTCTGTTTACAGGCTGAATGGAGGTCGGAGCACTCAACTCTGCCTGCTGGCTGGCCGACCGCTGGTCATATTGAAATCCACAACTTTGGCTTGAGATACAGAGAGGACTTAGAGCTGGCTATTTCTGATATCTCAGTCAACATTGAGGGAGGAGAAAAGGTGCGTAGAGCCATCACAATATTCAGAATCAGTTCAAGCTTTGACTTCATCAATAAACAGTACTCATTTAGATACCTATTCACctaaaatgtcctcataaacatGCAGAGTtaatcatgtatgtgtgtgtgtgtgtttttcttaggTGGGAATTGTGGGTAGGACAGGAGCAGGAAAGTCCTCTTTGACATTAGGGCTCTTCCGAATCATCGAGGCGTCTCAAGGGGAGATCCGTGTCGATGGAGTCAACATTGCTGAGCTTGGCCTGCATGAGCTACGATCCAGAATCACAATCATTCCTCAGGCACTGAACTTAAATACACCTAAACGTTCATTTCAAGTCACTTAAATGAGGATATCACTATTAAAGttttcaaattaatgttttcCTCTCAGAATGATTTCATTTCTTCAGTTAACTTGCCAATGAGAATTGAGctgttttagtttttcttttgtatttctaAACCCCTTTTCCTCTGTCCCAGGATCCAGTGCTGTTCTCTGGTTCCTTGCGTATGAATCTGGACCCCTTTGATGGCTACACTGATGAGGAGGTCTGGAGAGCATTGGAGCTCGCACATCTCAAGAACTTTGTGTCTGGCCTTTCTGACAAACTCAACCATGAGTGTTCAGAGGGAGGAGAGAATCTCAGGTAAAAAACACCTTCTCAACAATGGTTATTCTTCATTCGACTCCAATCTAATATGACTGTTTCTGACTGGATATAATCTGGGTTTCAGTTTGGGTCAGCGGCAGCTGGTTTGCCTGGCTCGAGCTCTCCTCAGGAAGACCAAGATTCTGGTTTTGGATGAAGCCACTGCAGCTGTAGACCTGGAGACGGACGATCTGATTCAGTCCACTATCCGAACTCAGTTTGAGGACTGCACCGTTCTGACCATCGCACACCGTCTCAACACCATCATGGACTACACAAGGTTAAAGAAACTTAAAAgagttataaataataataaaatataaagactaCACCAACCCggtattataattgttatataataatatttctaaaatgtttatgtAGCACTAAATATTTCTTACATTTTCTCTTGAAAGGGTGCTGGTTCTCGATAAAGGCCAGATGGCAGAATTTGATTCTCCGTCCAATTTAATTGCCAAGAAGGGAATTTTCTACAAGATGGCCAAAGACTCAGGTTTGATCTGATAAGTAGAGGGGTTGAAGAGGGACATATCACTGGGTAGAGTCCATGGAGAGTGGACCTTGTGTGACATGGACTCTTCTGTGAGCTTCTAGAGCTCACACACATAGTGTGAACATGACACCACTCCATCCTCAGCTACTGTAGCCTTCGGTTTTCAGTCACATTCTAGTTTTCACTGCAAATGCTGCTTTGAAGGTTGTTTAATGCCAACATTCGGGATGTTTGAAACTAGTTTTATTTCTTCAAGGCTGTTTTTGTTGTCTGTTTTCATTTGGAAGACGTCTCACTTTACCACTAAGCCGCACTTTCCTGATGGGGTTGATTGTTAGTAATGAGAACAATTCTATTTGTATCATTGCTTCACTTGAAAGAGTAAAGAACGAAATTTCTCTGTGCCATTCTACCACTGATGCAGTGATGAGTTGTATACTGACCAAACAGCTGCGGGTAAAATCCCTCCACGAGCATCAGCTGCTTCATCCCAAGCCAAAGTTAATGTTTGAAGGTATCCTTATTATCAAAAAAGTTCCCAAAGGAGAATTTCATCTCTAGAAAGCCATTGTTTTCTCTCATTTAATccttatttaaagtttaaaatctgttacaatatttcttcttttgcataatttattttatcatataagTATAACATATTTATTACTGGGTATCTCCCACTAATGGCAACTTAAGCCTCATCTTACCAATACCATGCAGTGGAGTCTACAATGACCTTCTGTTTTCATTGGTAATGTATTTAGTTGGCGTGTTTGATTCATGATCTTTGTTTACTATTATTTCTCAGTGATTATTTCACCAAAAATGATGAAAGCACTTATTGTTCTGTAGAAAAAGGTCAAACTAAGGTTTATATTTCAGGTTTGGTGGGAgtgatattattttaaatacttttttttttttaaactgactaataaaaaaaagatctaattTGTTACATATTTATATGAATTGTATGTAATCAAAGATATTATTTGATATTTGTATACATGCACTAGTTTTAAGTGTGCTTAGTTTCATAAATAATTTGTATGTGTACAgggtaaatatgaataaattttttatatttttaaaattaaacttgAGCTCATTATTTTGTACTTTTGGAAGTCAGTCTCTCAAAATGTGATTTTGTCAGAgcgaaaaagaaataaattccaGATCACTACtaccaacatttattttactgAGGCTGTGCAAAAAATAAGGGCATTTTCAAGTTTTGACAGTCTCGGATGAAGTGTGCCtggaaacattataaatatataaaaatacagttcTTATACAgtacaaaatgcaataaatactgATTTAAACTTTTAGATTATAGAAACAATACAAGTTTTAATTTACACAGAGAATTCTGCATAAGGATGGGTGGGCGTTGCATTGTTTTTAACATGAGTGGATTTTTTTCTCAGATCATAAATAGATGCATCTTTCAACTTTATGGGAATTTAGGCTTTAATGTGCCGACATAATACATTCTTGTAACAAACTGAAAATGTTCAAGTAGAATTGCAACTAGTTCTACAGCTAGTTGGGATCTATAATAAACTACACATTTCCAGGAAACTTCAGTTTGACAGCAGTGAGAGGTTGTGAACATGGCTGTCCATCTGAAGTGTGCATTATAATGACCTACTGAACACCTCTACGGTAAGATTACGTTACACAAGTCTTTGTATTCTGAGATTGTTGATGACATGAGGGCTTCGGTCTGTTGTTTAAGCACCTCAGACGTCAGTTAAAGAGTCAGCAGGAGAATGCTGAAGCACACCGCTTCTGTAATACTGGAGAAAACATGGACACCTGCTCAAGTAGAACAGCTATTACAGGCAAAACCTCTTCATCCTGAGCTTTGTGCTTTTCTTGACTGAGATTTGGTTCAAATGAAGAATAAAGATTGTTGAGAAGGAGTTTGTCAGAAAGGCCAGACACAAAGTTCTTGAGATGTGCGAGTTCCAGAGCTCTCCAGA
This region includes:
- the LOC127951352 gene encoding multidrug resistance-associated protein 1 isoform X4 translates to MLYNVLRSPMSFFERTPSGNLVNRFAKETDTIDSVIPSIIKMFMGSMFNVLGSCAVILIATPLVAIIIPPLGLFYFFVQRFYVASSRQLKRLESVSRSPVYTHFNETLLGTSVIRAFGEQQRFIRESDGRVDHNQKAYFPSIVANRWLAVRLEFVGNCIVTFAALFAVMARDSLSPGIMGLSISYALQVTASLNWLVRMSSELETNIVAVEKVKEYGDTEKEAEWRSEHSTLPAGWPTAGHIEIHNFGLRYREDLELAISDISVNIEGGEKVGIVGRTGAGKSSLTLGLFRIIEASQGEIRVDGVNIAELGLHELRSRITIIPQDPVLFSGSLRMNLDPFDGYTDEEVWRALELAHLKNFVSGLSDKLNHECSEGGENLSLGQRQLVCLARALLRKTKILVLDEATAAVDLETDDLIQSTIRTQFEDCTVLTIAHRLNTIMDYTRVLVLDKGQMAEFDSPSNLIAKKGIFYKMAKDSGLI